The following proteins come from a genomic window of Ammospiza nelsoni isolate bAmmNel1 chromosome 6, bAmmNel1.pri, whole genome shotgun sequence:
- the API5 gene encoding apoptosis inhibitor 5: MPTVEELYRNYGILADATETAGQHKDAYQVILDGVKGGAKEKRLAAQFIPKFFKHFPELADSAINAQLDLCEDEDVSIRRQAIKELPQFATGDNLPRVADILTQLLQSDDSAEFNLVNNALLSIFKMDAKGTLGGLFSQILQGEDIVRERAIKFLSTKLKTLPEEVMTKEVEEFILTESKKVLEDVTGEEFVLFMKILSGLKSLQTVSGRQQLVELVAEQADLEQTFNPSDTDCVDRLLQCTRQAVPLFSKNVHSTKFVTYFCEHVLPNLSSLTTLVEGLDIQLEVLKLLAEMSSFCGDMEKLESNLKKLFDKLLEYMPLPPEEAENGENAGNEEPKLQFSYVECLLYSFHQLGRKLPDFLTAKLNAEKLKDFKIRLQYFARGLQVYIRQLRLALQGKTGEALKTEENKIKVVALKITNNINVLIKDLFHIPPSYKSTVTLSWKPVQKADASQKRASEDTTSSSPPKKASAGPKRDARQIYNPPSGKYSSNLGSFSYEQRGGFRGGRGRGWGGRGNRSRGRIY, encoded by the exons ATGCCCACCGTGGAGGAGCTCTACCGCAACTACGGCATCCTGGCGGACGCCACGGAGACGGCGGGCCAG CATAAGGATGCCTACCAGGTGATTTTGGATGGTGTGAAAGGAGGTGCCAAGGAGAAGAGACTTGCAGCCCAGTTCATTCCTAAGTTCTTCAAGCATTTTCCTGAACTAGCTGACTCAGCTATCAACGCCCAGTTGGACCTCTGCGAGGATGAAGATGTTTCT ATCCGTCGACAAGCAATCAAGGAACTGCCTCAGTTTGCCACTGGAGATAACCTTCCTCGGGTAGCAGACATACTGACCCAGCTTCTGCAGTCAG atGATTCTGCAGAATTCAATTTGGTGAACAATGCCTTGCTCAGTATATTTAAGATGGATGCTAAAG GGACTTTGGGAGGTTTATTCAGTCAGATTCTTCAGGGAGAGGATATTGTGAGGGAGAGAGCCATTAAGTTCCTTTCTACAAAACTGAAAACCTTACCAGAGGAAGTGATGACAAAGGAGGTGGAGGAGTTCATATTGACTGAATCAAAGAAG GTTCTGGAAGATGTGACAGGCGAGGAATTTGTTCTGTTCATGAAAATATTGTCTGGATTGAAAAGCTTGCAGACAGTCAGTGGGAGACAGCAGCTGGTGGAGCTGGTGGCTGAGCAGGCTGACCTGGAACAGACGTTCAATCCCTCAGATACGGACTGCGTGGACAGACTGCTGCAGTGCACTCGGCAGGCAGTGCCCCTGTTCTCA aaaaatgttcATTCCACAAAATTTGTTACTTATTTCTGTGAGCATGTTCTGCCAAACCTCAGCTCTTTGACTACTCTGGTGGAGGGTCTTGATATCCAGTTAGAG GTCTTGAAGCTTCTTGCTGAAATGAGTTCATTTTGTGGTGATATGGAAAAGCTTGAATCAAATTTGAAGAAGCTGTTTGATAAATTGCTG GAGTATATGCCACTCCCACcagaggaagcagaaaatggggaaaatgctGGCAATGAAGAGCCCAAGTTGCAATTCAGTTATGTGGAGTGTTTATTGTATAGCTTCCATCAGCTAGGTCGCAAACTTCCGGACTTCCTCACAGCCAAGCTGAATGCAGAGAAATTGAAAGACTTCAAAATCAG gCTACAGTATTTTGCTCGAGGACTGCAGGTGTATATCCGACAGCTTCGTCTGGCACttcaaggaaaaacaggagaaGCTTTGAAAACAGAGGAG AACAAGATTAAAGTGGTTGCCTTGAAAATAACCAATAACATTAATGTTTTAATCAAG GATCTCTTCCACATTCCTCCTTCTTACAAAAGTACAGTTACATTGTCCTGGAAACCAGTACAGAAGGCAGATGCAAG TCAAAAAAGAGCAAGTGAAGATACAACTTCAAGTTCACCCCCAAAGAAAGCTTCAGCAGGACCAAAAAGAGATGCCAGGCAAATATACAATCCTCCCAGTGGAAAATACAGCAGTAACCTGGGTAGTTTTTCTTACG AGCAAAGAGGTGGTTTCCGGGGTGGACGAGGAAGAGGCTGGGGAGGACGTGGCAATCGCAGCCGAGGAAGAATCTATTGA